A genomic window from Verrucomicrobiia bacterium includes:
- a CDS encoding P-II family nitrogen regulator, with the protein MKKIEAIIKPFKLEDVKEALAALGVEGMTVSEVKGFGRQKGHTEIYRGSEYTVDFLPKLKIEVVLPDGRAEGAVEAIVKAARTGKIGDGKVFVSNIENAVRIRTDETGEQAV; encoded by the coding sequence ATGAAGAAAATCGAAGCCATCATCAAACCGTTTAAACTGGAAGACGTTAAAGAAGCGCTTGCCGCGCTCGGTGTGGAAGGCATGACCGTTTCTGAAGTAAAAGGCTTTGGCCGGCAAAAGGGTCACACGGAAATCTACCGGGGCAGCGAATACACAGTTGATTTCCTTCCCAAGCTGAAGATCGAGGTTGTTCTGCCCGACGGGCGCGCAGAGGGGGCGGTGGAGGCCATTGTAAAGGCGGCCAGAACCGGAAAAATCGGTGACGGCAAAGTTTTCGTCAGCAACATCGAAAACGCGGTTCGCATCCGGACCGACGAAACGGGCGAGCAGGCAGTTTGA